A stretch of Rhododendron vialii isolate Sample 1 chromosome 4a, ASM3025357v1 DNA encodes these proteins:
- the LOC131322817 gene encoding pentatricopeptide repeat-containing protein At2g38420, mitochondrial yields MGKRHLAYGVPLVEKMWRSVAHCKRPLALLYQLHHPHLKLSNPYHPSSSNLVFFFGSSYSSSSSSTSGGGRNYHLRKTRKWPLSPYKAKWQETFNHQQAIETLKQSTKTSPNLLSTLIDSFSVYNCDPTPNAYHFIIKTLAQTSKLDQIPPILHRIENDEKFETPEFVLVDLIKIYGRANLIRPAIDLFFRIPKFRCVPSVDSLNCLLLILCRNREGIRVVPQILLKSQLMNIRVEESCFCLLIEGLCRIRKVNYAIKLLNFMISDGYSLDGRLCSLIIATLCEDGNDLSWSSVEVMGFWDDMSRLGFSPGRVDWCNVIRFFVKKGKGMDALDVLEQMKTGGIKPNVVAYTLVLDGVIAEGKFEKADRLFDEMLVLGLVPNIRTYNVYINGLRKQNKVEEGVVMLACMEELGCNPNVVTYNVLLKGLCKAGKLSRAREIVKEMKEKGVQLDSHTYGILIGGLVKVGEIDEVCHMVKEILDKGFPLPSSTFDDVICGLCQRGLFGKALELLKESVGENFAPGIRSWEALLIGSELNCGFEDNGLMHAETPFQTDMLGRPELIVCV; encoded by the coding sequence ATGGGGAAACGTCATCTCGCATATGGAGTCCCTTTGGTGGAGAAAATGTGGAGGTCCGTAGCTCACTGCAAAAGACCACTGGCACTGCTATATCAACTCCATCATCCTCATTTGAAACTGAGCAACCCATATCATCCTTCTTCTTCGAACCTGGTTTTCTTCTTTGGATCatcatattcttcttcttcttcttcaacaagTGGTGGTGGTCGCAATTACCATCtcagaaaaacaagaaaatggcCACTCTCACCATACAAAGCCAAGTGGCAAGAAACCTTCAACCATCAGCAAGCCATCGAAACCCTAAAACAATCTACAAAAACCTCACCCAACCTCCTCTCCACTCTCATCGATTCCTTCTCCGTCTACAACTGCGACCCAACTCCCAACGCCTACCACTTCATCATCAAAACCCTCGCCCAAACCTCCAAACTGGACCAAATTCCCCCAATTCTCCACCGGATAGAAAACGACGAAAAATTCGAAACCCCCGAGTTCGTTCTCGTCGATCTGATTAAAATCTACGGCCGTGCGAATTTGATTCGACCCGCCATTGATCTGTTCTTTAGAATACCCAAGTTTAGATGTGTTCCTTCAGTAGATTCTCTGAATTGTTTGTTGTTAATACTCTGTAGGAACAGGGAGGGTATTAGGGTTGTGCCCCAAATTTTGTTGAAGAGTCAGTTGATGAATATAAGGGTGGAAGAGTCTTGCTTTTGTTTATTGATAGAGGGTCTTTGTAGGATTAGGAAGGTTAATTACGCGATTAAGTTGTTGAATTTCATGATAAGCGATGGGTATAGCCTTGATGGAAGACTGTGTTCTTTGATAATTGCTACTCTGTGTGAGGATGGAAATGATTTGTCTTGGTCTAGTGTTGAGGTCATGGGTTTCTGGGATGATATGAGCAGATTAGGGTTTTCCCCTGGGAGGGTGGATTGGTGCAATGTGATAAGGTTTTTTGTGAAGAAAGGGAAGGGTATGGATGCTTTGGATGTGCTGGAGCAAATGAAAACGGGTGGGATTAAGCCGAATGTAGTGGCTTATACTTTGGTTCTAGACGGGGTTATTGCAGAGGGGAAGTTCGAAAAGGCAGACCGACTGTTTGATGAAATGCTTGTGTTGGGATTGGTTCCGAATATTCGTACTTACAATGTTTACATAAATGGTTTGCGTAAACAGAACAAGGTGGAGGAGGGAGTTGTTATGCTTGCTTGTATGGAAGAGTTGGGGTGCAATCCTAATGTTGTCACTTATAACGTGCTATTGAAGGGTCTTTGTAAGGCTGGGAAATTGAGTAGGGCGAGGGAAATTGTTAAAGAGATGAAGGAGAAGGGCGTGCAGCTTGACTCGCATACGTATGGGATTTTGATTGGTGGGTTGGTTAAGGTTGGTGAAATTGATGAAGTTTGTCATATGGTTAAGGAAATCTTAGATAAGGGATTTCCTCTTCCGTCTTCAACATTTGACGATGTGATATGTGGGTTGTGCCAAAGAGGGTTGTTTGGCAAGGCACTGGAACTACTAAAAGAATCTGTTGGCGAGAATTTTGCTCCTGGAATTAGGTCATGGGAAGCGTTGCTCATAGGATCTGAGCTAAATTGTGGTTTTGAGGATAACGGTTTAATGCATGCAGAAACCCCTTTTCAAACTGACATGCTTGGAAGGCCAGAACTTATAGTGTGCGTGTAA